In Arcobacter sp. LA11, the sequence TACAAGAAATTACAGATAATGTATATAAAGATTATTTAACAAAAGTACATAACAAAAAATGGTTATATCATAAGTATCTAACAAGAGAAGCAACATTTAAAGATGATAATATCATTATATTAGTAGATGTTGCAGATTACGAATACATTGCAGATACATACAATAAATTAATATCAAATAACCTTCTTGTATTTATAGCAAATTACTTAAAAAATAAGTTAGGAGAAGAAAACTTAGACTTCAATGTCTCAAGATATCTAACTAGTAAGTTTATTATTTCTATCAACAGTGATGATGTTCAACAATTAGAAACTATTATGAGTACTATTTCAAATGTTTTATATAACACAACACTAAAAAGTAACTCAGGAGTTATGATTAAACCTACTTTTGATTATGCAATAAGAAAAGTTAAAAAAGATCAAGCTTTTCATGAAGCATTAGATAGTTTATTAAAAAATATTGAAGAAGTTAAAAAAAGTTAGAATAAAAAGATTTTATTTTATTCTGACTATCTTCTATATTTAATTCTTCAAATCTCACAACTGTACCTATTTTTGCCTGTGCTAATTTAAAACAATCTATTGACAAAACTGAACCAATTTTAGGATAACCACCAATAGTCTGTCTATCTTTTAACAAAATTATTGGTTGTCCATCTTTTGGTATTTGTATTACACCAAAAGAGATTCCTTCAGAGACAATACCATCTAAACTAGATTTTATTTGTTCACCTTTTAATTTACATGCCATTCTATTAAAATCACTTGTAACTGTAAAACTTGAATTAAAAAACTTCTCTTTTTCTTCTTTTATAAAACTGCTTTCTTGATAAGATAGAACTACTCTTAAAGTTAATTCACTTTCATATTTTGGTAATAAATCTTCTCTAACTCTTTTTTTAACAATAGCTTTTGTATCTACAAAAGGTAAAAAGTCATTATTAACTAACTTATTTCCAGATAATCCCCCAAGACTATCTTTTATCGAAGTTGAATTACTTCCAAACTCTTTTTTGATTGTAAAACCATTTTTAACAGCAAAATATACTCTAGTTCCAGATGTAAACTTACCTATATTAATAGTATCACCTGCTTTTATATTATAGCTTTGCCAAACTGGTTTTAAAACTCCATTTATAAAAAACTCACAATACGCACCAGTAATAGAAATAGTAGTATCTCCTATTGACTTAAGTTCAACATTTGAAAAAGCTATTTCAAGTAGATTATCGTTTATATCATTATCTAAAAGTTTATGTGCCCATAAAGCTGCATATTCATCTAAAGAACCAGCACTAGTAACACCTAAATGAGCGTAGTTATATCTTCCTCTATCTTGAACTAAAGTAAAAACTCCTGCTTTTATAACTTCAAAACCACTCATATAACTCCACCTTGATCTAAAAAAGTTTCTTTTGATATTGGATTAAATTTTATTTTAGAATCAATTGAAACTGGTGATAATTCTTCTAATTTTTTATCAAAAAGTTCAAAAGTTGTTCTACCTAATATATTCCATCCACCTGGTGAATTTTGAGGATAAATTGCAGTTTGATTATCTGCAATTGAAACAGAACCTTTAGGTGTAAGTTTTCTAGGACTCTCTAATCTTGGAACTATAATCTTTTCATCAATAGAAGCTAAATAAGCAAATCCAGGTAAAAATCCTATTGCATAAACTTCATATATTTTTGAACTATGTATTTGAATTACTTCTTCTACACTTATATTTGCAAAAGAAGCAACTCTTTCTAAATCTAGTCCAACTTCTTTTCCATAATAGACATCAATATTTATAAGAGTTGAATTATTTTCTTCATATGGTTTTAGATTCTTTAACTCATCTTCTAAAAAGCTTTTTATACCTTCAAAATCAAATTTAAAAATATCATAAGAGATAAATAAAGAAGTATAAGAAGGAATAATCTCAATTAAACCTTTATCATTTTTTTCTTTTAATCTTTTATAAGCACTTTTAACTTTTAGTGAAACTTCTTTAGAAATTGTATCACTAAAATAGATAATTAAAGAGTCAGCAGAAGCAATTTTTATATTCATTAACTTAAAACTTTTTGTAAAGCTTTTATAAACTCTAAAGCATTTTCTCCATCTCCATGAACACAAACAGTATCAGCTTTCAAAAACAGTTTTTTGTTATTTATACTTTCAAGATAACCTCTTTCTTGTAAGTTTTTAATTCTTTCCATAACTTCTAATTCCTCATGAACAATTGCATTTGGTAACATTCTCGAAACTAATGAACCATCATCATTATAATTTCTATCTGCAAATACTTCATGGAGTAGTGAAATACCATATAACATAGCAGTATGTTCATAAGCTTCATAATTTGGTGTTGATAAAATCATTAATCTAATATTTTTATCATAAGAAGCCACTGCGCTTAGTATTGCTTTAAAGATATTTTCATCTCTCATCATATCATTATATAAAGCACCGTGAGGTTTCACATAAGCTACTGTTGTATTATGAAGTTTACAAAAAGCACTAAGTGCTCCTAGTTGATAAAGAACAATAGATTTTATCTCTTCTAAAGAACAAAGCATACTTCTTCTTCCAAAACCTACTAAATCTTGATAACCTGGATGTGCACCAATTGTCACGTTATACTTTTTTGCAAGTTCAACAGAACGATTCATAGTAAGAGAATCTGAGGCATGAAAACCACATGCTAAATTTGCCAAAGAGATATAAGGCATAATCTCTTCATCTTTACCCATTTTCCAAATACCAAAACTTTCACCCATATCACAGTTTAGTCTAATATTCATATTATCACCTTGCATTAATATTCCTTTATTTTACCATATATTAAACAAATAACTTCAAGAGTCATCTCTTATACCAGTCTTGTTTATTCTAATAATTCCTAGAATTAAAACCATTGCTATAACAAAATATAAGTTAACATCAACATATGAAGCAACTAAAATTGTCATACCACTTGCTAATATTGCAATATTTCTATATAAAAATGAGTATAAATAAATCAATACACACGCCATTACAAATAATAATTCTGTCATTCTTTTTCCACATATTAAATTTCGACAAAATTTTAACTAGCTTAAGTGTGTAAGAAGTGGGTTTTATACCACTTCTAAACTAAATTTATTTAATCATTTGATTTGGTAAATAATGTACAATTTCAGGGAAGAATGTAATTGCCATTACTGTTATAATCATCATTATAAAAAATGGAAAAGTTGCCTTTAAAATAGTCTCTATTTTCTCATTGGATATACTTTGTATAACAAATAAGGAGAAGCCAACAGGAGGCGTAATTTGTGCCATTTCAACCATAAATACTAAAAATACACCAAACCATAAAGGATCAAATCCTGCTAATACAACAATTGGAAGAACAATAGGAAGAGTCATAACTACAATTGAAATTGCTTCAAGAATCATTCCTAAAATTATATACATAATACCAATAAGTAAAATTAACATTAAAGGAGATAATCCAAGTCCTGTAATAAACTCACTCATAGCTCTTGCAATTCCTAAAAATCCAATTACTTGAGAAAGAAAAACTGCACCTGCAATAATAAAACTAATCATTGTTGAAGTCTTAACAGAATTTAAAACTGCTGTTCTAAAAATTTCCCAAGAAAAGCTTTTGAAGTATATAGCTAATAATGTTGCACCCATAACTCCTAAAGCCGCAGCTTCAGTTGGAGTAGCAAGTCCTCCATAAATAGAACCTAGGATCAAAGTAATCAAAGAAAATACTGGAAGTAAATCTTTTAAAGAATCTATTTTTTGTTTAAAAGTAAAGGTCTCTTTTACTTCTGGTTCAACACTTGGATCAACTTTTGCAGCAATCATAATATAAATTGAATATAAAGTTGCAAGTAAAAGCCCAGGAAGAATTCCCGCAATAAACAACTTACCAATAGAAGTATCAGCTAATACTCCATAAATAATCATAATAAGAGAAGGAGGAATTAAAAATCCTAAAGTTCCAGCACCAGCAAGTGAACCCATTGCAATTGATTTTGAATAACCTCTTTTTTTAAGCTCATCAAGTGTAATTTTTCCAACTGTAGCAGTAGTAGCTGCACTTGAACCTGAAACTGCAGCAAAAAGCGAACATGCTGCAACATTTACATGAAGTAAACCACCAGGAATATAACTAAGCCAAGGTTTTAAACCATTTAACAATCTTGTGGAAATAGAAGACTTATATAAAATTTCGCCCATAAGTATAAACATCGGTAAAGCAGCAAGTGACCAAGAATTTAATGCATCATATAAAGAGCCTGCTAATAAATCTCCTATCTTGTCATATACAGAAATAACAGGTGGAAGATTATGGTCAAAAAGGAGCATTCCCAATATACCAGTTAATATCAATGATACTCCAATCCAAATAGATGAAAGTAAAAATGCGAACATTACT encodes:
- a CDS encoding diguanylate cyclase domain-containing protein; the encoded protein is MKTKLKEITDSTVTELLANEIILPSNYFQCFDKHAKTIDLDLDSESFEKELSELILDEFNEINSYVNEAVKTIDTAAGVTLEAQKAIKDNNTLVLKNLYTQIKTLQTELQEITDNVYKDYLTKVHNKKWLYHKYLTREATFKDDNIIILVDVADYEYIADTYNKLISNNLLVFIANYLKNKLGEENLDFNVSRYLTSKFIISINSDDVQQLETIMSTISNVLYNTTLKSNSGVMIKPTFDYAIRKVKKDQAFHEALDSLLKNIEEVKKS
- a CDS encoding biotin-dependent carboxyltransferase family protein; its protein translation is MSGFEVIKAGVFTLVQDRGRYNYAHLGVTSAGSLDEYAALWAHKLLDNDINDNLLEIAFSNVELKSIGDTTISITGAYCEFFINGVLKPVWQSYNIKAGDTINIGKFTSGTRVYFAVKNGFTIKKEFGSNSTSIKDSLGGLSGNKLVNNDFLPFVDTKAIVKKRVREDLLPKYESELTLRVVLSYQESSFIKEEKEKFFNSSFTVTSDFNRMACKLKGEQIKSSLDGIVSEGISFGVIQIPKDGQPIILLKDRQTIGGYPKIGSVLSIDCFKLAQAKIGTVVRFEELNIEDSQNKIKSFYSNFF
- the pxpB gene encoding 5-oxoprolinase subunit PxpB; translation: MNIKIASADSLIIYFSDTISKEVSLKVKSAYKRLKEKNDKGLIEIIPSYTSLFISYDIFKFDFEGIKSFLEDELKNLKPYEENNSTLINIDVYYGKEVGLDLERVASFANISVEEVIQIHSSKIYEVYAIGFLPGFAYLASIDEKIIVPRLESPRKLTPKGSVSIADNQTAIYPQNSPGGWNILGRTTFELFDKKLEELSPVSIDSKIKFNPISKETFLDQGGVI
- a CDS encoding 5-oxoprolinase subunit PxpA yields the protein MQGDNMNIRLNCDMGESFGIWKMGKDEEIMPYISLANLACGFHASDSLTMNRSVELAKKYNVTIGAHPGYQDLVGFGRRSMLCSLEEIKSIVLYQLGALSAFCKLHNTTVAYVKPHGALYNDMMRDENIFKAILSAVASYDKNIRLMILSTPNYEAYEHTAMLYGISLLHEVFADRNYNDDGSLVSRMLPNAIVHEELEVMERIKNLQERGYLESINNKKLFLKADTVCVHGDGENALEFIKALQKVLS
- a CDS encoding TRAP transporter large permease; translation: MISDPLILSVIIIVVMFAFLLSSIWIGVSLILTGILGMLLFDHNLPPVISVYDKIGDLLAGSLYDALNSWSLAALPMFILMGEILYKSSISTRLLNGLKPWLSYIPGGLLHVNVAACSLFAAVSGSSAATTATVGKITLDELKKRGYSKSIAMGSLAGAGTLGFLIPPSLIMIIYGVLADTSIGKLFIAGILPGLLLATLYSIYIMIAAKVDPSVEPEVKETFTFKQKIDSLKDLLPVFSLITLILGSIYGGLATPTEAAALGVMGATLLAIYFKSFSWEIFRTAVLNSVKTSTMISFIIAGAVFLSQVIGFLGIARAMSEFITGLGLSPLMLILLIGIMYIILGMILEAISIVVMTLPIVLPIVVLAGFDPLWFGVFLVFMVEMAQITPPVGFSLFVIQSISNEKIETILKATFPFFIMMIITVMAITFFPEIVHYLPNQMIK